DNA from Phragmites australis chromosome 16, lpPhrAust1.1, whole genome shotgun sequence:
CCGGCCGGATAAACACGCTAGCACATGGCACTCTGACTCCCTCGGCGGAGATCGTCGGCTCGAGACACACAAGAGACACGCACGGCGGCAAACATATCAGCAGAAGACAGCATGGCGGGAAAAGCACACTGGCACACCTCGACGGGGCTCATCAACTTGCAGTACAAGACACGCACGTGGCggccaactcagaaacaaaacCGGTAGCACATGGACTTCGACGGCGGCGAACACACAAGCACGCACACTCCAGAGCACAAAGAAACACCTCAACGGCGGCGGGCACACGTGTCTGTGCCGGAGCATACTCGCTCCCACGGCCATGACGCAAGCGCCGACCGGAGCTCAATCTGAAACACAATCGACCACGgcaaaaaaaagatcaaaatggaagcgaggatgatcatcatcatcaacaaaagaggagttgatgacgagccttgaagagctatgagaagcatcACACCTTGGATAATGTGTTCATCAAGCTTGACGGGATTGCTCAAGACAAAGatataactagaataggttttGTAGTTTGCCGGTCTCAAGGAGTTTAGTGAGAGGCcgggttataggatcgatagccatactattaagagggactTTCGAAAGCGTTGCTCGATGCTCAAACTATGTACTTAATGCGGGatgggtttgtgttgagagtttgcTTTAGGAGTCCAGAGTATCTAAAATGTGTTTTATATCTAACCCTTTGTGTTGTCGGTCTTAGTGGTGAAAAAAGGTTGTAGCAAGCCTTAGTGATGTTTGGTATATTTCATGAGgttcctagtttaatcttgggggaTTAAGCTTTGGACAATGGGTGAAAGTATCTGAATCGGTCTttaagtgcatctagcccttaagtgtggttttgataattaatgataatatctatAGGCTAATaatgttgttgagaattgttagtaagttgttctataggtgatgcatagaggagagatatgcatcaataTGAATAAGCTCTAAGTGATaatcgggtaagtgatgacaatatctATAGACTaaaaattatgttgagaattgttattagaattattctataggagatgcataaaaaATGAAACATGGATTTATTGAAAATGCTatgagatcaaaagaaatgcatcgttgtcattgagctcttagtgatgctcatgagatgaacGAGAAGCTcaaagattgacaataagcaaAAAGGCTAGGTTATtagtggagatcaagtaactaaaggtatgacattatcaattaggttttatggactaacccatataCTTTGTGCTTGAAGATGAGTTAGGGTTAGATTTTATAAGAaagcatgagttgaattgagatatttaaTATGCCAAGTCGGaaaagcaagatcaagacaaacttaatggacaacttgtgtgcttgatgcttacGGTTTATGCAAAAGTAGTaaaccggatgaagatgatgttaaAAGAGAAATCTTGcatgcttggtgcatgggaagcaatcaagtgaacttcatcaaacTTTTGGAAAATCAAGTAAAGATCAAAATAGAAGTGAGGATGATTATCGTCAtcaagaaaagagaagttgatgacgagccttgaagagctatgagaagcatcACGGCTTGGATAATATGTTCGTCAAGTTCGAcgggattgctcaaggcaaatgtgtaactagaatatattttctagttttgcccgtcttaaggagtttggtgggagaccaGGTTATAGGATAGATAGTTGTACTATCAAGATGGACTGTCGAAAGTGTTGTTCGATTGTTGTATCGAGTGCTCAAATAATGTGCTTAGTGCGTGATGGGTTTatgttgagagttcgctttagaaGTCCAGAGTATCTAAAAGTTATTTTAGATCTAACACTTTGTGTTATTGACCTTAGTGGTGAAAAGTGGTTATAGCCAAGCTTTAGTGGTATTTGACATGTTCCATGTGGTTCCTAGTTTAATCTTAGGGGATTAAGCTTGGACAATATGTTGAAGTGTCTGAATCGGTTTTCGGAGTGTTTCTAGCTTTAATCAAATGTGTTCTAGATcatgaatttagtaggaatatgtagccctctgaataagatTTCATCGAGTCTAAAATAGTCAAAATCAGACttcggaatcaaaagttatcgccgtttttaaAGTGTTAGTTGTGCTAAAATCGGAAGTTCGATGTGTAAGTTCGGAAATTCTGATGTTTTAGGAATCCAGTGCTCTCGGTTTGCCAAGTTTATAATTGGAAGTTCTGATCTAAATCGGACTGTCCGATATCTTCAAAGCCTTAGATTCTCGGTTTGGGTTGTTgctaatcggaagttccgatctaaGCATTAAAAGTTTCGATGTGTGCTGGAAAAAGgctataacggctagttttcgaCCGTTGGGATTCTTGGGATCAGAAGTTCCAATCGGGGGATCAAAAGTTCCGATCAGTACAGAATCtgcccaacggctagttttttgagtgagttataaatacccccttaGCCTCATTTTGTGGGGCTAATTGCTTAGAGAGCTTTGTGCTGCTCTTGTGAAGTgttttgaacttggtgttccaccttgaATGCTCACCTTTCCTCTCTAATAAGATTTGGCAAAAATAAAGCCTTGGTGActtagtgagtagagagaggTGTGTAAGGGGTGTGTTGCTTTGGTAGCCCACGGATTACCGCATAggttgcgtgtgtttgagcactcggtGTTGATTGTGCGCGAGTTtaggagtttgttactcttggagaccaccgtctcctaaacggctcggtggtggattgccgacgatctcctcaagtgaagattgtgaggatgTCTAAAAGTGGTTtcggaactcaccatctccagAGTGAAGGAAGAGTTGGCCATAGTGGAGGCGAGGAGTGCATATGTGCAACCTCGTGAAAAAAAGGGTTGAAGAAGACTCGACTCAAGTGTAACCGAGCTTTCTCAATGGAGATGTAagatatcggtggatatccaAACTTCGATAACAAATCATTTGCTTTCGTATTTACTTAATCTTGTACTTTACTTTGATATCCATACttgtatatttatttatatgtgCATAGAGTTAATTTTATAATTCTAAAATCTGTTGTTTTGAattgatcggaacttccgatttgaAAAATCGGAATttttgatgaacagtaaaattgGAACTTTCGATAAACAGTACCGAAACTTTCGATGaacaataattttaaaatttcatattagagttatcttgctttatttgaataatctttgtttCACATTAGGATTGTAAGCTTCGTATTGGTTTAGGgtgtttgtgcactagttgagtctagtaTCTTTAGGTTTTTCATTTGTGAAAAaactgttagtttattttcgctacaagttTAGGACAAATAGTAAAATGGACGAAGTTTTGTTAAAATgtctattcaccctctctatATGGTATCATTGTCCTGTCAAGAACATAACATTTCCCGTGCTAAATTTACAGATTGCATTATTGAAACATCAATACCATCaaataacacacacacacaaaaagaaTATTTTTACAGCAACACAAAAGGATACCATCaaataacataaaaaatatatttttttaaggcaACACAAAAGGATGCCatcaaataacaaaaagagAGAGTGTTTTTAAGGCAACACAAAAGGAAGTATTTTATAGGTAATTACATGCTAATAGTGAATTAGACGTAACTCTCCAGCTAATAGTATGTTGTTTACACCATGTGTTATCACCAAACctattcttctttcttcttatttatatGTCGTCTCCTTTATCATCATCGGTGTGTCCATCCTACTAAACCTCTTGTCTTCCCTTCTACTTCTAGTGCCCTCCGCTGGCTCCGCCTAGCCACCACCATCTTTTCTCGCATGTCCCTAACTACTCCCACGTGATACCCCTCCCTCGTCCCTACACTGTCCCACCATCTGTATCAACTTTTATAGCCAATGGAGAGGAAAACTCCGTCACCCCaaatcctaaaccctaaatGACAGTTTGTGCTATCACCATTCATCATTTATCGATATAGGAGTAGAAGCTGGTAGCCAACTTATACAAAGTAAATGAGCTATTGAAAGAAATATTCTAGTAAATCACATTTTTGTCTCCGAAGAACATGAAAACCGATCATATTTTAAAACTCGGATTGAAAAGAACAGTACTAGAGTTTAGTCTAGATCAAACCGTATATCACATGGATCGTGCGCAAGCCCAACTCTAACTCTGGTGGTGCCCGCACCAGGGTTAACCGCGTCCGTTTTGGAATCGTCTCCTCTCCCCTGTCTTCCACTTCCTCACGAAGCCTGAGAGCAAATCAGACGAAACCCTTCTCGCTTCTCGGCTTCGCCTCTCCCATCTCCATGGCGCAAGACGAGACCACGGagtcttcatcctcctccggctcctcctcctccgcggccGGTCGCCTCAACGCTGCCGCGCCGGAGTTCACCCCCCGATCCGCCGCCCAGCACCACAGCAACAACCCCCATCGCCGCGGCCCTCACCATCAGCAGCACCAGCACTACCAGCCGCGGCACCACCAAGGAGAGGACGAGGGGGAtgccgcggcggcgacggcggaggaTAAGGGGGAGGGGCCTGCGGGCCACGCGCAGCGCGGGCTTCCCGACGATCTGGCTCGCAAAGTCGTTAAGCAGGTAGCTTTCTTTGCCCCCCGCTCGATTACTGTGGTATCTGCTGTGCTTCTGTATCTCTGTGCCGATTGTGAGCAATGGTTGGTGTGAATCTGGAGTGTCACGCGATAAAGTTTGAACCTTTGGGGCTGGTCCTCGGGCGTTTTAAGATCTTGTGTTTGTAAACTAGTCGTAAGGAGGAGTAAACTGATGTGTTTTGGCTTTGATTTCTTGCTTGATCGCTGCTCCATAACTTCATTGCAATCTACCATGTGTTGGAAAACTTTGATTTTGGGTTTCAGATGTATTCTCTACTGAGATGACTACATGATGTGGCATCTCTCAATTTTGATGTATGGCTTATTAGCAGTATGGTATCTTGTTATATTTCTTAACTACCGCTAGGAAGATAAGATGGTGGTGCAATTGTACCGTAGCACTGTATTCATTAGTGAGGAGTGATCTCGGAGAGGGAAAAGTGGAACATAATATCTGTTGGACGATTCTATTTTTAACTCACAATTATGAAATATTCATGCACATATGTTCTATGGCGGGAAGGGAGCAAACTGGCTGCATTTGCATTTGAGTGGGTTAGGGTCGAGCGACAAGAGGGGGAGGCGAGGAGGGAACACAGAGCAATAATATAAGCGTGCATGCCAATGCTTGGGAAACATGTGGGTTTCAGTTGGATTCATCAGTCGCCACTAGGGTATAGCAAATACGACAAATTACAGATTGTCAAATTTTGGAAATTAATTTAGCTTGTAACTGGTGCACGAGTAATAGGTAGAAGTGTCAGCTTACTCATTGTTTTTCTATTTCGGGAAAATACTTCAGAAAATGGAAAGAATGTAAAATCTCGACGATTTCATTAGTTTTCCCCCTTTGCATCTTTCTGAAGCGGTAACAGAAGGGTGGGACTTATAAATACATGTAAAAAACTCATAAACAAGAGAAAATAATCTCTTATTTATTATCTTtaaatttttctttaatttttattttatctccTCTCAAGTTACTGAAAACAAGTCCGCTGTACTAACTTCACTTTTTCGGCTTTTACCATTTCCCTTTAGTTTCTTATTAGTCTAATCAAACTGTCATTGGATGCTTTATTTCCATCTGTGTTACTGTGTGTCCCTTGGATAAAACATATTTGGCAATGTGACAGGTGGAATTTTACTTCAGTGATATCAATTTGGCAACAACTGAACATCTGATGAAGTTTATCACTAAGGATCCAGATGGATTTGGTGAGTTCAATTGGTTAATTTCAAATTATCCAGTCGATCACCCTTTCTGCTGCTATATGCATATTTCCATTAGATGGTTGGTAGTCAAGATCATTTGAAATTTGATGCAGTAGAAGTAGCATGTATATGATGATGCTAAAAAGAGCTATTTTTTACGCCACGCTTCTGGTATAGGTTCCCATCATcctacttttattttttaaatgaatAGTTTCATGTGTTACTAATAAGTTGTGAATCTGGGGAACTATCATTTGTCAATAATCATGTTATGCTGAACTTTTTTTAGAACTGGGCAAATGTTATGCTGAAGTGTTTCTAATCTGCTTGCATTATTTGCTGTACATTATTGGGAGCTGCACACCCTTCGTGGAGGTTAAGATGTAGTGTTTTTCGTAGAGAATTATTTAATGCCTTTCCTGCATTTTTGATCATCAAACGATACTTTATAATTCTGCAATGTTAGCAAGCAATGAACATGAATTAAGCAAATGCTCACCTTGACATCTTCATGTGATGTTTTGTTTACTTATATTTTCTGCTGAGTGGTGATATTGACATTTCATTTTGTGTTTTACAGTGCCAATATCTGTAGTTGCATCTTTTAGGAAGATCCGGGAGATAGTTTATGACAGATCCTTGTTGGCTGCTGCATTACGCACGTCATCAGAGCTGGTAAATATCTTAATCAAATATCATATTTATCACTCTTACTTTCTGATATTCATGTTCTTCTTGACAAATACCAGCCCCCTTGGTTCTTAATACTTAGCTTGTTCGCATATAATTTTACATATTTGCTACTCAAATGAGGTTTCATCAATCAAAGCTAGGGATGGCTGCCTCAATACAGGGATAAAGCAGAAAATAAATCTCTTTTTTAAACTTAATACCATCCCATCCCATAACAAAAAATATCTTGTCATGGTCTTATTCTATCGTCCCCACATCCAAACGTAAGGGATGCTTTGATGTTTACTGTAACACAGATTTTTATCATTTATAGGTTGTTTCGGATGATGGGAAAAAGGTTGGACGCCTACAGCCATTCGACGCTGAAGAAGTTCAGGTTAGCGTTGAATTAGTCAAATGAACTAATCACTATGTATAGGCTGCTGAAATTTGTCCTTTGTGCACCCAGTCACGCATTATTGTTGCTGAAAATTTACCTGAAGATCAAAAGCATCAGACTCTTATGAAGATTTTCTCAGCTGTTGGGAGGTATGCATGTCTGTTTCACAAACAGTTACCAAATGCAATGCTGAGCTCATGAGTCATGATGTTATCTACATTGCAGTGTGAAATCGATACGTACTTGCTATCCACAAGATGGTGCTGGACCTGCTGCTAGCAAAACATCAAGGATTGAGATGCTTTTTGCTAATAAGGTCTGTGCCATGATATATCTACCTTCTATATGAATGCTAAAAGTTGATCAGCTAGTGCATAGCTTTGTGATATGAAACaatgtatatactatttttacaaaaaaaaaattgttgtacTTGTAGCTGCATGCTTTTGTGGAGTATGGGACTGTTGAAGATGCTGAAAAGGCGGTATGCCAGCTTGATTTTTCTACCCAGTTCTGCCGTCCCACTTTTGCTTCACTAATAGAAGGAATACTCTGTTGTGTATAGGTTGCTGAATTCAGCAGTGGGAGAAACTGGAGAGATGGGATTAGAGTTCGCTCACTGCTTGGTTGCCTGGTACTTACAACGAATCCTAGCAGTGTGCTGTGTCTTTTGTTGTCCATTCTGTGTTCTTTGCAAAAATCGGATGTAGTAATGGAATGCTACAATGCTAGTGAACAAAATGATTATGCAACTATCCTCTGTTTACTCCTTGTTATTTTCATTCTCTGTAGAAACATGGGTTGGGTCAAGGAAGGAAAGGCGGAGATGAGGAGTATGCTGCAGATGAAGATGGTCCTGACACTACTGGCCATCCACAAGACTATGAAACAGGTGATACTGCCCAGATTTTGGAAGCGCATCTTGATCATCAGGTATTGCCATGTTCCTCGGTTTCTTGTTGCTCTTAGTGGCTCAAACTTCTTAACGATGGATATTCTAATGACAAATTTCCTAGGCTGACGATGGCTTCCATGACAAGGGTGGAATGAGGCAGGGTAGAGGGCGAGGACGTGGAGGCAGAGGTCGCGGCAGGGGCCAGTATTACGGCAACAGCCGAGATGCCCATCATCCGATAGGCACTCCTCCATCGAGTCACGGTGAGCATCCAGCTGTGCCAAAGCCGCCCCCAGGTCCCCGCATGCCGGATGGCACAAGAGGATTTACCCTGGGCCGAGGGAAGCCACTCAATCCTAGCAATGCTGCCTAGTAGCAGCGTCTATGCCGGTGGCGGCCTGTTGCCCTGCTCATCAATCTCTTGCAAACCGATTGCAGTGATCTTTTGCTCAGGTTCTAAACTGATGACATTGGGGATGCTTCGTGGTGCGTTGGTTCATTTTGATGTCAGattctgaaaagaaaaaaatgatgtgGCTGGTACTGTGGTACATGCATGTATACTGACACCGGAAGTCTTGAACATGTGAACCTTTCCTATGATATATGTAGGTCTTATAGTAGAAAAATCATACTTGACCAAAGGGGTTTAATCATTAAAGCATGTTTGGTTCACAACAATGCGCAAGCTACAATTCTAGTGGCGATCTTGAATCGGCAAAGCTAGCGTCCGATATATCGGACGTTAGCAATTGCAACCTCGAATACTAACGTCTATAACATTTGAACTGGTAAcataaaaaaatgcataaaaaaaGCACGGATTTGTATTCGAAAAAATTATCTTTTGAGTTAATTCTTATATTTTAAGATGTAATATACCAAAATAACTTCTGTAATAAAATTCTATAACGTCTAAAACATTAGAGAtacgaaaatataggaattaactcgaatggataattttttcgaGTTCAGATTTGTACACAAGAGATTTTGGGATACGACGTTCTTGAAGAATTTCTGGaacaaattttcataatatctgaaatattaaatttaaacgtctgaaacattagagatatatagaaattaactcaaatagataattttttgggGTCCGAATCTGTACGCAAgatattcctgagatgcaatatatgaaaataactatagcaataaatttttataatgtCTGAAATATTAGAGATACGAAAATATTTAGCCTGACTCAGTGATACTGTGGACTGAGTGGGCCGTCCGTCTGATACATCGGACGCGTGAATGGAGCATTTCCGATCTTGAATTGTTTGCCACCGGTCAGCAACTTTTGGCAACTAATTGTATGACAGGAATGAAGAAAAACTGTGCGCCAAAACTGTAGCAACAACTGTACGATTGACATAAATCTGCCAAATTTTGTTGTAGCAAAGTTTGGCAATACAAGGGAAGATACCATATTAAATTTCAAAGCTCTGGAAATGGCATTTGAAAACTTAAAACAAATTACACGATATGCTCACTTCGACGCCTGGCTCCCAAGCTCCGATCTCTGCACTCTCTTGCCATCTGTTCTTGTTCCCTTCGTCGATATTGCCTTCCCTGCACAGCCACTAATGTTGGAGGCAGAGACACACCCACTGCCACTACCAGTTACAGTCTTCCCTCTCGGCGGCAGCACATTCTGCCTGCCCTCTAACCGCAGCTCCTTCACGCCCCTTGTTGCAGCCGGTGGACATGACTGTCTTCTCgccttgccattttcctttttGGCATCTAAGCCAGACCCAGGATCCTTAGCCCGAGCTTTCTCCGCCGATGGAGCATGGCGCCGGAACATCGATCCAGTTGTGATCAGATTCTTCGGTGCCTTGTAAAGGAATTCTTGGTTCGTCACTCCCTTGGCCGCACTTGTGTTGCTGGCTTGGCTTGCATGACACCTCTCCGAGTGCTTCTTCGTTGCACCACTACTTCGGGTAGCCGAAACAGCTGCCTTCTGCAGCCCATTCATCGGAACCTTATGGTTTGAACTCTTTTGTACGGTGTGAGTTTGTTTCCTCTCTTTGGATATGGCTGGAACGCCTTTGACGAAGGTTCTTTTAGATGAAGAGTTAGCTGTAGGTGATGCTGATCTTGCCGGTGTTTTGGTTGCCTCTGGCTTGCCTGAGACCTGTCATAGATAAAGAGATCAAGAGAAAGGTTTACACTAGATTTCCTGGAAACAAATGATGAGAGACAGTTTTGAAATGAGATGTAAAATAGACATGAGTTTTAGCATTCAGTATACCCTTGAAGCTGATGGTTTAACTTGTCGAGGAGGGACTTGTAGCTCCTTTTGGAATGCCATTTGAGAGGAGTTAGCTTCCATCTCAAGGGAAGGAAACAGTGGTGTAGTTGGAGTAGTTTTTAGCCTGAAATGAACTGTTCTTCTGAGAAACAATTCCAGCCATGCAAGAATATGGTGTAGAGAGTCTACACTCGAGTATAAACCTGCTTACCAGTCATAGTCATGTTTCTCGTCCACTGGTATGAGGAAGTCTCTCTTTCCTGACGGAACTTTGCACATATGACCACCTAATACATTCACAGCAACACAAACACTGAGTAAGTGGATTAACTTTCAAAGCAGCTGAACAGGATTTGTAAAAAAATGGTAAGAAATCCATATTTGGGTTGAAAAGCGAGTTGAGGTCTGAAATATAGACTTTTTCCTAAAAACATTACATATGTTTTCCTAAATCACACCTAGCTAGTCGGTTGAAAAAGATTAGGGATATTTTGATGAACATTTCTGACAACATGCATAGGAGAAATGATTGCCCCAGCCAAGTATTTCACCTTGGATAGCGTCAAACTCGACGGAGTACATTGGTTCCAGGAGGTTCACATCCCTATCTTTCTCGCGCTTGTACAGCTCCCTGAAGAAAACGATGCTCTCATCTTTGTCTTTCTGAACCACGGATGGAACCTTAGCTTTGCCCATCCCAGCAATTCTCCTCAGGCTGTTCATCTTCAAGTAAAGAACCAATGTTCGCTACAACGACCGAAAAGATCACAGGATTGTAGACTGGCCAAGGTTACATGAATAGCAATCATTAGATTACAAATTTGGCGGCAATTCCAAGGCTTGCTGGAATCAGCTGCAGACAGGCTACATATATATAGTTAATTAATTTGTGAAAGGGATGGATGGATGCAACCAAATGGTAAAGGATTGATTGTTTCAATGGGTGGTGGTGTTTTCTCTTGTCCTTTTAACGGCACAATGTCTTTTTGTGTTTCCGTCTCTCCTGCTTGTTGTTTCTAGTAATTTTCTGGCACTGTACTTATCCTTTTATCCTAATAATGCTACTTCTAAAAAGAAATGTTCAAGAATCTTGATGCAATTCATAGATTACTGAGGACCGACTTGCACAGATAAATACACAAAGGTGATTGGAGATACATGGATTTTCTTTTCATAAAATAAACCAATGGAGCAGAGCGGACATGACGAATGATATGGTTGGGTAGAATTGTTACCTTTAGATTCCTTATTTAGGATCATCGATGAGATCTTTTATGTGGATTTCAGCTTTCTCATGTTTCTGCGATTGCAAGCAATGGAAATACTGTATGTCTGGTGTCTGCGCGATCCCTGATATGAGAAAGGGAAAACCTGAAAAGCCAAAGCAAAAATTTGTGATCTGACAAGGCAATGGAAAATCATATTCATCTTGCAGTCAGGTCAAACAAAAACTAAAGTGCAATGCAACATGCCACACACATTGAGTTGAGGGTCAGGGAAATCTCTTTACAAACTCTTTCACGGATCATTTATTGTATCACGTTCTATTAGAGAGGAACTCCCAATACACCCTTCTTTTCTGCACTGCCTTTCCAGCTTCTCATGTCATTAGCTTCCAAAGAGATTCTAGAGTATTCTGGAAGTTCCGACATGGGGGCTGCACAAAGACAGACAAACAAATCAAATTGAAATAACAGCAAAGCAGCATGGGGGTGTACCATTCGTAAATTCCTGA
Protein-coding regions in this window:
- the LOC133895569 gene encoding la-related protein 6B-like, with translation MAQDETTESSSSSGSSSSAAGRLNAAAPEFTPRSAAQHHSNNPHRRGPHHQQHQHYQPRHHQGEDEGDAAAATAEDKGEGPAGHAQRGLPDDLARKVVKQVEFYFSDINLATTEHLMKFITKDPDGFVPISVVASFRKIREIVYDRSLLAAALRTSSELVVSDDGKKVGRLQPFDAEEVQSRIIVAENLPEDQKHQTLMKIFSAVGSVKSIRTCYPQDGAGPAASKTSRIEMLFANKLHAFVEYGTVEDAEKAVAEFSSGRNWRDGIRVRSLLGCLKHGLGQGRKGGDEEYAADEDGPDTTGHPQDYETGDTAQILEAHLDHQADDGFHDKGGMRQGRGRGRGGRGRGRGQYYGNSRDAHHPIGTPPSSHGEHPAVPKPPPGPRMPDGTRGFTLGRGKPLNPSNAA
- the LOC133895570 gene encoding uncharacterized protein LOC133895570, coding for MNSLRRIAGMGKAKVPSVVQKDKDESIVFFRELYKREKDRDVNLLEPMYSVEFDAIQGGHMCKVPSGKRDFLIPVDEKHDYDWLKTTPTTPLFPSLEMEANSSQMAFQKELQVPPRQVKPSASRVSGKPEATKTPARSASPTANSSSKRTFVKGVPAISKERKQTHTVQKSSNHKVPMNGLQKAAVSATRSSGATKKHSERCHASQASNTSAAKGVTNQEFLYKAPKNLITTGSMFRRHAPSAEKARAKDPGSGLDAKKENGKARRQSCPPAATRGVKELRLEGRQNVLPPRGKTVTGSGSGCVSASNISGCAGKAISTKGTRTDGKRVQRSELGSQASK